In Pyrus communis chromosome 1, drPyrComm1.1, whole genome shotgun sequence, the following are encoded in one genomic region:
- the LOC137718101 gene encoding precursor of CEP8-like translates to MAKSTRLTAATVCTCLIFLIFFHEMVHVEGRHLKCKKCSSRHSHETTSTITARLSNTSDHHHKTGGGFVGADHDRTSKIEHLVDDFRPTAPGHSPGVGHSIKN, encoded by the coding sequence ATGGCCAAGAGTACTAGGTTGACAGCTGCCACTGTTTGTACTTGCCTGATCTTTTTGATATTTTTCCATGAAATGGTGCATGTCGAGGGAAGGCATTTGAAATGCAAGAAATGCTCATCAAGGCATAGTCATGAGACCACGAGTACTATTACTGCTCGTCTGAGTAATACTAGTGACCATCACCACAAGACTGGTGGTGGTTTCGTCGGAGCTGATCATGATCGGACGAGTAAGATAGAACATCTTGTTGATGATTTTCGACCCACTGCACCAGGTCACAGTCCCGGTGTTGGTCACTCCATCAAAAATTGA